Below is a genomic region from Chromatiaceae bacterium.
ACGTCGACGTCGACAACTTCGGCAACTATTACACCGGCAAGACGCGCGTCGGTACCACGCTGTACGTCAACAGCCCCGCAAGGATCGGCGACCAGCTGACCCTGCGTGCCGTGACCAGCGGTGCGGATTATCACTACCTTTTCCTCGACTACAGTGTCCCGATCGGTGGCAGCGGCCTTCGCCTCGGCGGCAATGTGGATTACCTCGATTACGAGCTCGGAAAGGAGTTCCGCGACACGGGCAGCGGCGACGCGACCTCGCTGCGACTGTTCGCGAGCTACCCCTTCGTGCGTGCACGCCACCACAACCTGACGGGCCGGCTGGAATATGCCCACCTGGACGTCGAGGACGATCACGACAACTCGGCGCTGCGCGCGGAACGGCGAATCGACACGATCACGGCCGGCATCCGTGGCGACTACGATGACAACCTGTTCGGCAACGGGATCAACTATTTCGTCGCCAGCGTGACGGCGGGTTCGCTGGACATCCTGGGTAGCCAGGCCTATGTCGATTTCGACGACGCGAACGTCGGCGCGCAGGGCGGTTTCACCCTGGCCAATCTCGACCTCTCGCGCCTGCAATACCTCGGCGGTGACTGGTCTGCGTTCGCCAGCCTGGCCGGCCAGTTCTCCAGCGGCAACCTCGACGCGGCGCAGAAGTTCTACATCGGAGGTCCCTTCAGCGTGCCGGGCTACCCGACAGGCGAAGCCGGCGGCGACAGCGGCTTCCGTCTCTACGCCGACATCCGCCGCGATTTCCGCCAGATGCCCTGGGGCGGCGACTTTCAGTTGTCGCTGTTCTACGCGACCGGCCAGGTGCGGCTGAACGAAGACCCCTGGGAAGGCTGGCAGGGCGGCAACCCGATCATCGAGAACGAGATCCACCTCTCGTCCTGGGGATTGGCGGCCAGCCAGACCTGGGAAGAGGGTGTCGTGCTGCGGGCATCCATCGGACGCCAGATCGGGAGCAACGACGGCCGCAACCCGGTGACCGGCGACGACAGCGACGGTTCCGACAGTGACGTCCGCGCCTGGTTCCAGGCCATCTACTATTTCTAGGAGTCCATGATGCGCGCAATATCCAGCCTCGTGGCCGTCTGTTCGCTCTTTGCCGGTACCGCCTGGTCCGCGGCGAATTGCCTGCACTCTAATTCGTGGCAGTGCAGCGGAACAGTCTCATGGTCGGGACAGAGCTCGCAGACCGGTGGGGGTATCGCGACCACGGGTCAGTCGCCCGGGCCCGCTACGACAAAGCCGCCGCTCGGCGGCGGCGGCACGTCCGGTACACACCCCGTCATCATCGCGCCACCGCTGCCGCCGGAGCCGAAGGTGCCGCAGCCGATGCCGGTCGTCGAGCCGCCGAAGCTGCCGAACAAGACACCCTACCTGGTGCCGCCTCAGCCGGTGGTCAAGGTCCCGCAGCCGATGCCGGTCGTCGAGCCGCCGAAGCTGCCCAACAAGACACCCTACCTGGTGCCGCCTCAGCCGGTGGTCAAGGTGCCGCAGCCGATGCCGGTCGTCGCGCCGCCGAAGCTGCCGAACAAGACACCCTACCTGGTGCCACCTCAACCGGTGGTCCAGGTGCCGCAGCCGATGCCGGTCGTCGAGCCGCCCAAGCTGCCCAACAAGACCCCCTACCTGGTGCCACCTCAACCGGTGGTCCAGGTGCCGCAGCCGATGCCGGTCGTCGCGCCGCCGAAGCTGCCCAACAAGACCCCCTACCTGGTGCCGCCTCAGCCGGTGGTCCAGGTGCCGCAGCCGATGCCGGTCGTCGCGCCGCCGAAGCTGCCGAACAAGACACCCTACCTGGTGCCGCCTCAACCGGTGGTCCAGGTGCCGCAGCCGATGCCGGTCGTCGCACCACCGAAGCTGCCGAACCAGACTCCACCGCTCAAGCCCCTGGTCCTCACACGGCCACCGGTGGCGCACCCACACCCCGACCTGGTGCACAACCCGGGCGGATCATCGTCGGTGCCGAAAGGACCGGCCAAAGTCCCGCAAGGACCGATCGGCGGTACGGGTGTCGTAACGTTGCCGCACCTGCCCGGGACCGGTCGGCAGCCAGGACCACAGGTCGTCGCCACGACCGGTGTACCGACCCCGGTGATTACCGGGCCCAAGGGTCCAGAGGGTGCGACGCATCACCTGTACCCTGTGCTCGATCCGGGCCACGCGGTGCCGCCCGGCCTGCACGGCCACTACTGGACACGCGAGGTCATCGAGCCCGGCATCCAGAACGAGCGCGTCACGCTGTATCGCAGCAACGATGTGCGCGAGGCGCAGTACAAGGACGTGATCCCGATGGACAAGGCGGGTTTCCACCTGTCGGTCATCGGCACCCGCAGACCGAACTACTTCGAGGCGCCTTGATGCGCAGGGTCTGACATCGACGCCGTCGCGCGGGAATCCACCACCGCCGCGGCGCCGATGCCGGCATTGCCGATCTCGCGCTTCGGCGTCGCACCGGGCCGGGTCGTACATCTGTCGCGGGGCGGGGTTGACGGGTAGCCGGCACGCGATGGCTCGTGCCAACGGCAACGATGAACAACCGTCACCACGTCAACGGTAGCGATTGCCTGGATCCCCCGGCCTGATGAGGCCGAAGCTCGCAGCTGAGCGACCTGTCGTCATCCCCCCTCGATCGCGGCGAGCGGGACCTCGTAGATCTCCTTGTCGTCGATCGTCACGGTCCAGGTATCGCCTTCCAGTTTCGCCTCCGCCTTGCGGTTGGTGGCGTTGACATAGCCGGTCATGAAATTGATCGTGAACTGTTCGCCGGCCGGGTTCTGTACCACGATCGAGGCCTGCCGGTCCTCCATGCGCAGGATGCCGGCCGGGCACTGGCCGAAACCGGCATCCGCGACACCGCGACAGCGCAGCAGGGTCGTGGCATCGTAATCCCTGGTACTGAACGGCGCGGTCGGGTTATCGCCCGTGTCCGGCTCCAGGCCCGCCGTGCTCCAGTACACGAACACGCTCTCGTCCGGAAACCGGAAGATCAACCCCTGATCGCCAAGGCCGCTCTGGCGATACACGGTGCGGCCCTGCTGGTCACGGAAATTACCGACCGCATCCCCCGTGGGGCTCAGGTCGTGGGTCACGCCATCCTCACGGGTGATGGTCACATAACCCTGGCGCTGCGCGAAGGTGCAAGGGATCATCTTGTCCGTATGATCCGATCCCTTCGGATAGACATCGCAACGGGCCTGCGTCGAGTCGGCTGCCGCCGAACCCATCCATACCACGGCGACAACGACCATCCAGCATCCAACCGTCTTCATGCCCGTTTACCTCCGCAGGTGATGCACTCTTTTTATTTTCGCACGTTCGCGAGCGCCTTGGCCTGCACAGACCCTGAACCTCGCATACGTCAACCGACACGCGGCGACCATCGATACCGTTGCGTTCTCAAGTCAAAGGCTTTCCGGTTCGTGCGCGGCCAACCGCCAGACCGTGCACAAGTTCCGCATACCGTGTTGTCGTGATATTTGCCGACCAGGAAAGCACCGGCAAAACCCGGATCGATGCGACCAAATTGCGCCTGCTGACACCGATCAACGATGCCCCGGTTTGCAGGGTTCGCCAGGTCTCGACAGCCGTATGCTGGAAATGACGGAGCATCGTCGATTCGCAAAGGGAGGTGTGTCATGAGATCGACGCGAAGACACATGATCGTGAACCTGCCGGCCGCCGTACTGGCAGCATTGAGCGCGATGGCCAGCGTTCCCGCCTCTGCCATCGAGTCCGAGATCCAGGACGTGGTCATAACCCTGCAGCAAGATCCTTTCGAAAATCTGGAAGCGTCGTGCGTGGCGATCCAGATCGGGATGTCACAGCTGGCGATGGGCTCGAACGTGACGCTCTTTCCGACCTTGGCGGGCGTGGGCGTGGTCAACAACGAAGTGTTGGAGACCCTGTACCCCGACGACGACGCGGGACGCCCGGGTAAGACCCAGGGACATGCGTACGGCCATCGAAACACCAAATGGGCGGAACCCGAACACTGTGTCGTCGGCAAGCCGGATGGGAGCATCGTCATGATGCCATTGCGGGACCTGCTGGACGGTTTCGTGAATGCGGGCGGTCAGATCCTGGTTTGCCCGCTGTGCTGGT
It encodes:
- a CDS encoding ShlB/FhaC/HecB family hemolysin secretion/activation protein, translating into MNTTKIVLAAACCLMAAQGHANPYPNAGSLYRDVHDDAMRRLPPQRQAEPEISAPESAPVVGGLDELQVSHFVVYGNHELAPETLTQILEPFSHRTLSASDLTLAATTLRAAYRERGLFAAEVYVPPQAIVDGVVTLHVYEGVLEQHGVFLTNNGEHVHDGTVNAILQSNLATGAVMRSDEFERTLLLIDDLPGVTGQGLLYPGSEPGEARFLVQIDDTPLVTGNVDVDNFGNYYTGKTRVGTTLYVNSPARIGDQLTLRAVTSGADYHYLFLDYSVPIGGSGLRLGGNVDYLDYELGKEFRDTGSGDATSLRLFASYPFVRARHHNLTGRLEYAHLDVEDDHDNSALRAERRIDTITAGIRGDYDDNLFGNGINYFVASVTAGSLDILGSQAYVDFDDANVGAQGGFTLANLDLSRLQYLGGDWSAFASLAGQFSSGNLDAAQKFYIGGPFSVPGYPTGEAGGDSGFRLYADIRRDFRQMPWGGDFQLSLFYATGQVRLNEDPWEGWQGGNPIIENEIHLSSWGLAASQTWEEGVVLRASIGRQIGSNDGRNPVTGDDSDGSDSDVRAWFQAIYYF